The window gaaaaaatatatatttgtttcttATGTATAACcaaaacattatattaatatatggaAACAACTGCCAAAACATCTCACAGGTAGGCCTACTTAAAGCCAACATAATACATGAACTGTCAAACTCCAACACAACCGTATAAACACGAAAAGTATCAAATTTAATCTGAATAAAATCCATTTGCACTAACACGACAAAAACGCATAACGTTATATGCCAGACGGTTTTGCCGGTTTTTTAATAGACTCATATAATTACAAAGCAATACTGTGATAGCACCATGGTATTGTGAGGTATGAGACAGTAACaccatgttattttttatattatattatttttatttcctaaATGTCATAGCATACcatgatacatttacggtattGCACAAAGTACGTAGTATATTGTAACATGCGGTGTTAAGCCTGATGCAATTTCCACGTTTCTTCTGCAGTTATTGTCAGacaattaaactgtaaattagCTGAGCTGATATCAGTCTAACAGAGCTAAAGCTAACAGTCACTGAACTACATATGAATACACTTTTGCATTAACTCGGTTGTCTGCAATGTCCTGCATTTCAAAATCCCTGAGATACTATTTATTATCTTTTTGTTGTGCGAGGAGATGAAACCGATAACGTTACACGTTTCCATGGCATTAACTTTAGCCGAGCTGCTAACGCTTTAGCATTAGCAATAGTTCAAATATAAAGCACCTGCCAGTTTTATTTAGATTCGCTTGATGTAAGTTATATAGACACCTAGAATAGAACGCATCACCCAAGAAATACGCATTTCATTGCCTCGATGCTATGCTATCCAGGAAGCGCTTTGACAGCATGTTACTGGACCAGCTAACAGAAATAGTGAGCACTAAGGGCCTGCCATGCTTCTAAAATGCTCTAATTTAGCAATGTAAACACACAAACCAAAACAATAGCGCTCAAATCATCGCTTACCCTAATGACAGGTTCTACCCTTCCTCTCTGAGGGTTTGTCTGAACGGTGATTCGGCTCCTGTTGAGTTCCACAGACAGGTGGCTGTAGGTCTCTACTGTTCTGCCTGCATCATGTCAGCTACTGTAAGCCAACGTGACCCCTCAACTTCAACCTCCAGAACAAAGCTAAAACGCGTCAAACTATGACCTCTACTGGCCACAAGGAGGAAGAAGTAACGTTAGAGAGTGGAGTGaagacaatattttttttacctaaaTGGAATTATCTAGTTAATAAAAGGATAGGGATTTGTTTGCATTATTATGGACccaatatattataatataaggATGTATGCTCAGTTGTCATAATAGGTGCATTTCAACACACTAGTAGTCCCTTAGAAGCACTGAGGCGTCCGACATTAGTTGATTACTCtaattcaatgtattttaaagacacgATAGtacgtttttattatttgcagtTAATTGTTCgaataaacaaacattattatCTATATGATATATCTACAAGAGCCACGTTTTTCACCCTGCAAGAAGCACTCCCTGGTGGTCTAGTGGTTAGGATTCGGCGCTCTCACCGCCGCGGCCCGGGTTCGATTCCCGGTCAGGGAATGAAGTTCTTTTATGGAAGTTTGTTTTAACaaagtaataaaatgttaatctGGTTTAAATtctacatacaggtgcatctcaataaattagaatgtcgtggaaaagttcatttatttcagtaattcaactcaaactgtgaaacttgtgtgttaaataaattcaatgcacacagactgaagtagtttaagtcttcggttcttttaattgtgatgattttggctcacatttaacaaaaacccaccaattcactatctccacaaattagaatacttcgtaagaccaataaaaaaaaaacatttttagtgaattgttggccttctggaaagtatgttcatttactgtatatgtactcaatacttggtaggggctccttttgctttaattactgcctcaattcggcgtggcatggaggtgatcagtttgtggcactgctgaggtggtatggaagcccaggtttctttgacagtcagctcatctgcatttttttggtctcttgtttctcattttcctcttgacaacaCCCCATAGATCTCTCtatctatggggttcaggtctgggagtttgctggccagtcaagcacaccaacaccatgatcatttaaccaacttttggtgcttctggcagtgtgggcaggtgccaaatcctgctggaaaatgaaatcagcatctttaaaaagctggtctgcagaaggaagcatgaactgctccaaaatttcttggtaaacgggtgcagtgactttgattttcaaaaaacacaatggaccaacaccagcagatgacattgcaccccaaatcaccacagactgtggaaacttaacactggacttcaatcAAATTTGCTTGataatcctcataaggctgcggttctctcggttggttgtgcatcagcagtcttccccatgattgtgtagcctagtgaactaaactgagagaccattttgaaggctcaggaaacctttgcaggtgttttgagttgattagctgattggcatgtcaccatattctaatttgttgagatagtgaattggtgggtttttgttaaatgtgagccaaaatcatcacaattaaaagaaccaaagacttaaactacttcagtctgtgtgcattgaatttatttaatacacgagtttcacaatttgagttgaattactgaaataaatgaacttttccacgacattctaatttattgagatgcacctgtattaccTATGGAAATCTGTTTGGAAaacgttatttttttttttaaagctaggAGTCCCTAGTGACATGCAGTGGTGGTGTtcaactactactactactctCTACTACTCTCACTTTTATAGACCACTAGGTGGCCTCAGCAAACATCTAATAAGGGATATGGTGACTTACAAATATTCAAATGaatatattactaataaaatattaataaaacatgaaaaactccattaaaaaaaaatggttaaaacTTTGAAGCACAACACCATATAAATTGGCAATTGAAGCTTagtcttaaaaaaacaaaccaaaaaaaaaaaaaaaagacagacaggTTATCTTCTAAGAAAAAtcaatttattacaaaataaacacacatcttcgtttttgttttatagtttttgtgagAAATTATAACTGAGCAATATGACTGATGATAACTGATAAACTGGTTACTGAGGTCAGTGTATACAACAGATCAACCTTAACTCGTGTCTTATCAGAGAACCTAATCTACAACACTGACCTGCAGGTATGAGTCACATCTCAGATTTAAGATATGTTTGTTCCTTATGacttgtattaaaaatataagaaaaaaaaatacacatgaaAAGCATATTTACAAAACTCAGTATGGAAACGAGAGTAAAACAAagattcaaaaataaaaattcactgCTTTTTGCTCTTTACAAATTCGTATTAAAATCCCAAATTCCTCTGTTAAGCGCAACACTGAAATGGAATCTGACACCGCCaaatgttttataatgaaatacaataacagcccaaaacattcatttctacatgagtttctttttttccactCAGCATTTAGGACCTCAGAAATAAAACTCAGCACTAATAACAGCTGAAACCAATCGAATCTTCCTAAATATTGCATTTTGGCAGCATCATGTCAACAGTAATGCAGCTGCAGGTCATGGTAACTTGTGGGCTTACTGACAACATTCAAATGCGACTATCAAAATGCAATACAGTGACTATGTGCCATTAAAATAAGAGAGGAAAAGGGTCGCTTTAGAAATTTAGTATATTTCAACAACTAAAACCATCCAGATCATTTACTGTCAAACgtgaaaatttaaattttagaaaatactttttaaaatacaaaaaagcaGAATTTGCTGGAAAGTTGAGAAccttatataaaataaaaataaaaactacacaaCAGTGAACAGTGTAATGAAAATCGAGTTTTCTACACGATCTTCACCCTCGCTGTCCTTTTAAATAAGGCATCTTTCTTCACTTCAGGATAtcaactgaaaaacaagaaatttaCACATTATAAAAGTGACAACTGACAAATCGATTATAAAATATTGGTTTAATATTTCGGAGGTACTTACACCTTTAACTGTTTCCTTGATGAATTCCTTTCTGCTGGTCAGATCAAAGTCAGGATACTTGTCATAAACCTTCAATGAAGAACAAGTTCATCAATAATAAGTACTTGGAAACTTTTCAGGACGTCAAACATTAGGGGAAAATATCTATATCTAGGACATCTGCAGGAACTGACACTGGACTTCAGTTGGTACAAATGGATCAGAAAAGTGAATATGCATCTAAAGTTAaatgtctcatttgtttgaAGACACCTTTGGATTGATATTTTGTTAATGCAATGACAGTCACACATTTACAGTGTTGAATGAGCCACTGTAAACCCTGATAAATGCTTTGAAATAACATACTTGTCGGGTAATCTGCTTCATTGTAACTTCCTCCAAGTTAGCATCTTTCAACAGATCCTTGATTGCCTCCTTCAACTGTTCTTCAGTTGGTGGTTTCTTAATCATCTTGATCAACGGCTGATCTTCATCAGAGCTTTcactttcatctgaaagaaaatTTACAGCATGTCAAActcagtgcaaaaaaaaaaaaaaagtgtatggTTTCAGTTTTGAGATGATGCCAAATGATTTTATGTCATATTGCTCCTGACAAAAAAGACAATTTTCAGATTTCAGCTTTTGGTCTTGCATCTCGAAGCATTTGCTTCATTATTACCCTTGCTCTTGCTTGCTTTCTTTTTCCCTCGGTTGCTGCTGCTGTCAGCTTTCTTGGTTTTAGGGATAGGCTTTGCTGGAGCTTTCCTCTTTGCTGAAGGCTTTTTTGTCTAGGAAGGTTGTGAAATAAACggtcattttaaatgtagtttcatAGAAGTGCAAGGTCAAAATGGCAGTAAAGACTCAACACATTTCTGGAGCATCTGCAGATCTGTCAATCTAAAGTGCtataaatgttgcatttgtaCCAAAACGACAAGCTCAAATAAGCTTGAATTTATTGGAATTTTCAGAATTCAAAAATATTACTAGTAAGTGTTTGTGTCTAACCTTTTTTGCATTCTTGTCTTCATGAACGTCTTGGTCACTTTCATCTGATGCAGTCTGTTCTGacttttcaggtttctttgtgGACTTCGTGGTTAAAGATTTCTTCTGAGGAGGAGTTTTCTGTTGATTTGCAGACACGACAAgcaatttaaaaatagtaaGATTGTCAATATATTGCTTGAGCTCTAAAACCATAAATATGAAGAATTAAAATCTGTCGCATTAAAAAACCTCAAATTTCACACACTTCTTCCTTGTTGCTATCCTCTTCAGGagcatcatcatcctcatcctcttcctcatcctcttccTCTTTATCAGATGATTTATCTCCactgtctttatttttttgacttGCTGTCACAGACTTCTCAGTGTCCTTACTGTTCTCTTTACCCTCTTCATCATcgtcgtcatcatcatcatcactacTGGAATCAGTGACAATAGGTTTGGACTTCCCACTTTCTACTTTTTTCTGTGGTTTTTTACTTTTGGATGAAGACTTTTCTCTTTTGGCATCTTTGGTcgtcttctttttcttctttaggATAGGCTGCAGACAGTAAACACACAATAAGCCATTGGCAAACAGCAAAAGACGAACTCATGAGACATTTTGCCCATAATATCCAGTAgtacagtggttttcaaacctctCCATTAAGTACCCCTagcactgcacatttttatGTCTCCCTATAtccactaatgagctgatgagttgaatcaggtgtgatagatgagggagacatacaaaatgtccAGGGCTTGGGGgtactccaggacaggtttgagaaccactgcagtAGCTCATTGGCTGTAAAGTGACTAAGACTAGGTCCACACTGCAGTCTAAAGTGGCCCAAATCCGACTTTttgcccaaatgtgacccatatATGATTTTCTTAcgacagtctgaacagcacaaatccgattttttcaaattaggcccaggccactttcatatgtggtcctaaattggatacatatccgatgttttgcaatgcgactTCAGTCTGAACGGCCATGTTGCATTTCATGCGATTTTTACGTCATTGAAGTGCGACAGATGTCACAATTCTGCGCTGGAGGAAATCGTGCTCTCcttcttaatattcttcttcttatcacttcgttatttaggctccgattgcacattaacttaaaaattgctaaacacATGCTAACACAAGCAGCacccatttttaaaaaattataaaaaataaaatctcaccTTTCCTGAGTTGGTTGGATGTACAAGAAATTTCATGATCCTCTCTGAAAGAACAATTTGCGTTCCAGACCTCTCCAGATCAAGAGTCTGACAAATGGTTTTGAGTTGTTCCTTGTGAAGCCTGACAGAAAGAAAAACCTCATTAACATGCCCACTTT is drawn from Onychostoma macrolepis isolate SWU-2019 chromosome 16, ASM1243209v1, whole genome shotgun sequence and contains these coding sequences:
- the dek gene encoding protein DEK translates to MSEEMEAVKTEDLPLDENSIKKGEEEKKKKKKKSPTDDTKQDESEEPKPKSRSKPKLFEPEILEGKREKKIIQRLDLMSKPKEKPKIESTGTGAKLGDIVRINHSIGKLKAPLLKPLHKIVYDRPGTASTLRKNLRLFNGFPFGEESDLYNKKIEKLKRLHKEQLKTICQTLDLERSGTQIVLSERIMKFLVHPTNSGKPILKKKKKTTKDAKREKSSSKSKKPQKKVESGKSKPIVTDSSSDDDDDDDDEEGKENSKDTEKSVTASQKNKDSGDKSSDKEEEDEEEDEDDDAPEEDSNKEEKTPPQKKSLTTKSTKKPEKSEQTASDESDQDVHEDKNAKKTKKPSAKRKAPAKPIPKTKKADSSSNRGKKKASKSKDESESSDEDQPLIKMIKKPPTEEQLKEAIKDLLKDANLEEVTMKQITRQVYDKYPDFDLTSRKEFIKETVKGLIS